A window of the Tiliqua scincoides isolate rTilSci1 chromosome 5, rTilSci1.hap2, whole genome shotgun sequence genome harbors these coding sequences:
- the LOC136651245 gene encoding apoptosis regulator BAX-like isoform X2 yields the protein MTELNNLEPQAYDAKTKKLSDCLRRIADELNENTELQNMIDQVQAYPPKEVFFRVATEMFADGTFNWGRVVALFYFACRLVLKAICAKVPELIRTVIGWTMEYIREHVLNWIQAHGGWEGLLSYFGTPTWQTIAVFAAGVLTASLTFWKMS from the exons ATGACAGAACTCAATAACCTGGAGCCCCAGGCTTATGATGCCAAAACCAAGAAGCTGAGTGACTGCCTGCGCAGGATCGCAGATGAGCTGAATGAAAACACAGAGCTGCAGAA CATGATCGACCAAGTTCAGGCGTATCCCCCCAAGGAAGTCTTCTTCCGAGTGGCTACAGAGATGTTTGCAGATGGGACCTTTAACTGGGGCCGTGTTGTGGCGTTGTTCTACTTCGCTTGCAGGCTGGTTCTTAAG GCAATTTGTGCTAAAGTACCAGAGCTTATAAGGACTGTCATTGGATGGACAATGGAATACATCCGGGAACATGTCCTGAACTGGATCCAAGCCCATGGGGGCTGG GAAGGCCTCCTGTCTTACTTCGGCACCCCCACTTGGCAGACCATTGCTGTATTTGCTGCCGGTGTCCTGACTGCCTCCTTGACCTTCTGGAAAATGTCTTAA
- the LOC136651245 gene encoding apoptosis regulator BAX-like isoform X1, which produces MAAGHGQRDQELPPQKEGTTSDQILQTGTVLLKCFIRDQVQSCGDNERITATMTELNNLEPQAYDAKTKKLSDCLRRIADELNENTELQNMIDQVQAYPPKEVFFRVATEMFADGTFNWGRVVALFYFACRLVLKAICAKVPELIRTVIGWTMEYIREHVLNWIQAHGGWEGLLSYFGTPTWQTIAVFAAGVLTASLTFWKMS; this is translated from the exons GCACTACTTCAGATCAGATCCTTCAGACAGGAACAGTGCTACTCAAGTG CTTTATCAGGGACCAAGTGCAGAGCTGCGGAGACAATGAGCGTATCACAGCCACGATGACAGAACTCAATAACCTGGAGCCCCAGGCTTATGATGCCAAAACCAAGAAGCTGAGTGACTGCCTGCGCAGGATCGCAGATGAGCTGAATGAAAACACAGAGCTGCAGAA CATGATCGACCAAGTTCAGGCGTATCCCCCCAAGGAAGTCTTCTTCCGAGTGGCTACAGAGATGTTTGCAGATGGGACCTTTAACTGGGGCCGTGTTGTGGCGTTGTTCTACTTCGCTTGCAGGCTGGTTCTTAAG GCAATTTGTGCTAAAGTACCAGAGCTTATAAGGACTGTCATTGGATGGACAATGGAATACATCCGGGAACATGTCCTGAACTGGATCCAAGCCCATGGGGGCTGG GAAGGCCTCCTGTCTTACTTCGGCACCCCCACTTGGCAGACCATTGCTGTATTTGCTGCCGGTGTCCTGACTGCCTCCTTGACCTTCTGGAAAATGTCTTAA